The sequence AGTTTCAGAATGCTTTTGATCTTATTGGAAAGTTTACTGATGATCAGGCGATCACCGGCTTTCACTGCTTTCGTATAATTATCTTTGATGATTCTCATGTCATTATCACTTAAAGCAATAACTTGAGGAAATGAAGGGATATAATCGTCATTGATATTCTCGAGAATCGTATGAGAAATATTAATATTGTTCTTTAAAGAAATTACAGCCGTTCCGGAAGCGATATCTCCCAGACGCTGATTGTTTTTGGAAACAATCATTGAGATTAAGCCTACCACTCCTGCAAAAGATACATCTATCAGCCTGAATACCCAACGGATCAAATAATCTCCAAAACTTGCCTGATATCCGTCAATCTTTACCACTCTGATTTTCATGAGTTTTTTACCTGGCGTCTGCCCTTCCATCAAACTTTCCAAAACAAGAGGATAAATGTAAGTAGGGAAGGTGAGTATAATATAAACTGCCATTACAGACCAGTTATCCAGACCATTAAGTAAATATCCCAAGTCCAGGATATTGAAAAACAAATACAGAACAATGACAACGTAAGCAACTCTTATCAAAAGATCAATGATAAATGCAAGCATTCTTTCTCCAACACTTGCGGTATTGAAGTTAATATTTACATTTTGTGAGGTATTTATCGCAATCTGAGACATATTTTTTATTATTTTAGCCTTACAATTATGAGAGAAGTTTATTTCATTAAACAAAATAAAGAAAAATGGTTGGGAATAGAACAGGTTATTGATGGGAAAATTAAAAAAAATCCTGATGACCTGTCTTCGTTATATATTAACCTGATCAATGATCTTTCTTTTGCCCAGACTTACTATCCTAAAAGTAATACAACCATTTATCTGAATCACCTATCTTCACAAATTTTCCAAAAGATTTACAAAACCAAAAGAGTAGAGGAGAACAGGTTGGTGTATTTCTTTAAAACAGAAGTGCCGCTGCTGGTGTATCAGTATCGGAGATATTTACTGTATGCTTTTCTGTTTTTTGTTCTTTTTACTTCTATAGGAGTACTTTCTGCTATGTATGATAAAGATTTTGTGAATATTATTCTTGGTGAAAGTTATGTAAATGAGACTATTGAAAATATTAAAAAGAATAATGCAGTTGGAGTCTATCAGAGTGGAACAACTTGGGGAACAACCATTGGTATTATTTTTAACAATATCCAGGTAGGTGCTAAATTATATATCTACGGAATTGCTGGTGGAGTGGGAACTTTATTTGCATTGCTCTCCAACAGTGTTATGTTAGGATCTTTCCAATACTTTTTTTATGATTATGGTGCTTTGAAAGAGAGTGCCAGAGGAATTTGGCTTCATGGCGTTTTTGAAATCTTTGCTATGGTTGTAGAAGCGATGTGTGGATTGATTTTAGGAGCATCTATTTTATTTCCGAGAACCTTTTCAAGATTTAATTCTTTTAAAAAAGGATTTAAAGATTCTTTTAAAATATTTTTAAGCACCGTTCCCTTCACTATTTGTGCCGGAATTATCGAAGGGTATGTGACAAGACATGCTTTAAAAATGCCTATCATCCTGAACCTGATTATTATTCTGGGATCTCTGGCGATTATAGGATTTTACTATTTTGTATATCCGGTTATGGTCAATAAAAAAACTAATAAACACATCAATGATACAATTTTATAAAAAAAGAGATTTTGGAACTTTCATCAGTGACAGTTTCAATTTTTTCAAATTATACGGAAAGAATTATTTTAAGAATTACATTCTGATCAATGGCTTACTGTTAATTTTAATGGTAACCGTTTTTATTTTTGGATATAGAGAGCTTTTTTCTCAAATTTTCGGATCTAATCTGGGGGGAGATACTTATTATTTTGAACGGTATTTTTCAGACAACGCCGGAATGCTGATTGGAGTTGGGATAGTGACATTCCTGCTTTTTATGATTCTGGCTATTGTTAATTATCTTTATCCTGTTTTTTATCTTAAAAGAATCGCTGCCGGAGCAAAAAATATAAAGACCGATGAGATCTTAGGTGACTTTAAAGAAAATATAGGTAGAATTGGTAAGTTGTGTATTGGGATGACATTTATTGTAATTCCTTTATCTTTATTTATAGTAGGGTTTTCCTATCTTCTGATATTTGTGCTTATCGGGATTTTTCTTGTCATGATTGTTTATCCTACATTATTTAATGTGATTACATTTCTGATGTATGATTATTTTAATTCGGGCAGAGGTTTTATGGAGAGCCTGAGTTATTCTATCCGTTCACAGTTTTCTTATCCTAATGGAAGCGAAAAATCTCCTTACTGGAAATATTGGGGTGCAGGATTTGTGATGTTTATTATCATATCCATCGCCAGCTCTGTATTTACCTATATTCCCATGATTTTTTTCTACGGTTCAATACTTACCTCTACACCCGATGGAAGTTTTGAGCAAGATCCTTTTACAGGTGCTTTCGGAATTATATTTTTTGTATTTTACGGAATTTCAATGCTGCTTTCATTCTTCCTTTCTAATCTGTTGTATGTGAATGCAGGATTCATGTATTATGACAGCAGAACAGATCTTCATCAGAAAGTAGAACTTGAAGAAATAGACACTATTGGAATTAATGAATAAGATTCTTTTTTTCATATTATTCGTTTTCTCCCTAAGCCTTGTTAAAGCTCAGGATGAAAATGATATGGGCGATTCACTGTTTACAACGGGACATTATCATAATATGCTGCGTGCAGATTCCGTACTGGCAAAGAATCCTATTTCTGAAAATACTGTATATCCTAAAGAGTTTAAGAAAAACGTTCCATCAAGATATAAAGGAAATGAATTTGATTATTCTGTATCAAAACCCAGAGAATCTTTTTGGCAAAAACTATTGAAGAAAATAGATCGTATTTTTAGAAGCATTTTTGGAGAGACCGTTTTTGAAAAATCTTCCCAATTGACGGTAGCACTTGTTCGGCTTTTTGCTATTATTCTGGTAGGCTTTCTTTTATATTTTATTATTAAGTATATTCTTGGAAAAGATGGGAGTTTTATCTTTGGTAAAAAGAATAAAAAACTAGATCTGAATGTAGAAGAACTTCACGAAAATATCCATGAAATCAACTTTCCGGAAAGTATTGCAAAATTTGAACATGCTGGAGATTATCGTTCTGCTGTTCGTTATCAGTTCTTATTCATTCTTAAAAAATTAAGTGATAAAAAACTGATTAACTGGAATCCTGAGAAAACCAATAAAGATTATGTAACAGAGCTAAAAGCGGCACATCTTAAAAATGAATTCTTCGATCTGTCCTACATCTTTGATTATGTATGGTATGGTGAATTCAATATTGACGAACAGAGTTACCAGAGATTTAAAAATCAATACCAGGCATTTAAACCATAACCCCATTACCATGAATAAGACTTTCAGAATATATGCTGTGATCTTCATCGTTGTGATGGTTATTTTGGCATTGCTTGAAGTGAATAAAAAAGAAACTACAGACTGGCGTAAAAATTTTGATATCAATGAGAAGTCTCCATTTGGCCTTTTTGTGTTTGATAACGAAGCAAAAGATCTTTTTAAAACTCATCTGAAGAAAATAGATCGGGCTCCTTACGAATATTATAACCAACATAAAAAAGAAGCTCATAATATTGTCATTATTGAAACTGATATTGATACAGAATCCTGGAAGAAGATTATGGATCAGGTATCAAAAGGTTCAGATGCTATGCTGGTGATAAGCAGTATGCCCAAGCAGATTTCAGACAGTATAGGATTTTATGATTCAGAAATTTCTTTTGAAGAAGAGAATGTACTAAAGCTTACAGATCAAAAATATAAAAATGACTTTATTCAATTAGATAAGTTTCCTTCAGGAAGAGGGTTCTCATTTATTAAGCCTGGAGTGGAAGTATTGGGAAAGACGGTGGAGAGTAAAAATACAGATCAGGCTAACTTTATCAAGGTGAAATTTGGAAAAGGAAACTTCTATGTTCACACTGAGCCACTTTTCCTTACCAATTATTATTTATTGAAGCCTGGAAATGTGAAATATGCACAGGATGTTTTCTCTTATCTTCAGGATAGGGAAACCCTTTGGTTTGTTGATAATAACACTAAGACATCCCGTTTCTTCATGAGATTTGTATTGGGAAATCCAGCGTTGAAATATGCATGGTGGATATTCCTGGGTGGCCTTATTCTTTTTATTCTCTTCAATGCAAAAAGAAAACAAAGAATTGTACCGGTTATAGAGGCATTGAGAAATACATCACTGGATTTTGTGAAAAGCATTGGAAATCTATACCTTCAGGAAGGAGATTTTCATGATATGATGGCCAAGAAGGCTCAATATTTCCTGAATAAGGTAAGAATGGATCTTCTGATTGATACGCAAAATCTAGATGAAGAATTTGCTAAAAAGCTGCAAATGAAAACAGGAAAACCAATGGAAATGATTAATGAGGCCATTAGCCTGATCAAAAGAGCACAGGATCCGTATGCCAGTGTAATGAAAGAAGATCTGGCAAGAATCAATAAACTGCTTGACGAGATATTAAAATAAAATAAGCATCCTAAGGGACGATTTAATAAAAGATAGAACGAAGTCCTATCAAACCCAAAGAAAAAAATATGGAAAATCTTGATAACCCAAACATAGAAAATCAATCTTCTATAAATCTTAATAAGAACGAAGATCAGTTTCAGTCAAGAATTGATATGATTGAGCTTCGTGCAAGCCTGGATAAGGTAAAAGCGGAAATAGGAAAAGTAATTGTAGGACAGGAGAAAATGATAGAACATCTTCTGGCAGCATTACTTTCAAACGGACATGTTCTTATTGAAGGTGTTCCGGGAGTAGCAAAAACGATTACCGCAAAATTATTAGCAAGGACCATTGATGTAGGTTTCAGCAGAATTCAGTTTACACCGGATCTTATGCCTTCTGATATCTTAGGAACCTCAGTTTTCAATGTGAAAAATTCTGAATTTGAATTTAAAAAAGGACCGATATTCTCCAATTTTATATTAATTGATGAGATTAACAGATCACCAGCGAAAACTCAGGCGGCATTATTTGAAGTAATGGAGGAAAGACAGATTACGATGGATGGTAACCGCTACATTATGGAAGAGCCATTTTTGGTGGTTGCTACACAAAACCCGATAGAGCATGAAGGAACATACAGACTTCCTGAAGCCCAGCTAGACCGTTTCCTATTCAAAATTACTGTGGGATATCCGAATCTTGAGCAAGAAATCGCCATTATTAAAAATCAGCACGAAAGTAAAAGAGAAGATAAGACAGAAGGGGTAAACCATGTTATTACGTCAGAACAACTGAAAAGTTATCAGCATTTGGTTAAGGAAATCATCGTGGAATCTCAGTTGATGGAATATATCGCGAAGATTATCATCAACACCAGAGAAAACCAATTCTTGTATTTAGGTGCTTCACCAAGAGCTTCATTAGCACTTCTTACGGCTTCCAAAGCTTTTGCAGCATTAAGAGGAAGAGATTTTGTAACTCCTGAAGATATTAAGGAGGCAAGTTACGCTGTTTTAAGACATAGAGTGATTGTTTCTCCGGAAAGAGAAATGGAAGGCCTTACTGCAGATGAAATTATCCGTCAAATCTTAGAAGGAATAGAAATCCCTAGATAGGTAATAGGTAAGGATCTCTTGTAAAACCTATAATCTGCTACCAGCCACCTAAACAATGAAAAACTTATATATCAATACACGTTTCTTCTTTACGCTCATTGGAGTGGGGATACTGTATGTTCTGACATTTTTCTTTCCGGTGTTGATGTGGGTAGCCCACATTGCACTTCTGATATGCTTTCTTGCCGTAATAGTGGATTATTTGCTGATTTTTAATCAGAAAAATGCCGTACAGGCACAAAGAATATTGCCGGAAAAATTGTCCAATGGTGATGAGAACTTTGTAAAGATTGATATTAAAAATAACTACAGTTTTAAAATCAATACTAAGATTATTGATGAGATCCCGTT is a genomic window of Chryseobacterium nakagawai containing:
- a CDS encoding RDD family protein; amino-acid sequence: MSQIAINTSQNVNINFNTASVGERMLAFIIDLLIRVAYVVIVLYLFFNILDLGYLLNGLDNWSVMAVYIILTFPTYIYPLVLESLMEGQTPGKKLMKIRVVKIDGYQASFGDYLIRWVFRLIDVSFAGVVGLISMIVSKNNQRLGDIASGTAVISLKNNINISHTILENINDDYIPSFPQVIALSDNDMRIIKDNYTKAVKAGDRLIISKLSNKIKSILKLEIDPTKMTEKQFINVIIKDYNYYTGKDK
- a CDS encoding stage II sporulation protein M, giving the protein MREVYFIKQNKEKWLGIEQVIDGKIKKNPDDLSSLYINLINDLSFAQTYYPKSNTTIYLNHLSSQIFQKIYKTKRVEENRLVYFFKTEVPLLVYQYRRYLLYAFLFFVLFTSIGVLSAMYDKDFVNIILGESYVNETIENIKKNNAVGVYQSGTTWGTTIGIIFNNIQVGAKLYIYGIAGGVGTLFALLSNSVMLGSFQYFFYDYGALKESARGIWLHGVFEIFAMVVEAMCGLILGASILFPRTFSRFNSFKKGFKDSFKIFLSTVPFTICAGIIEGYVTRHALKMPIILNLIIILGSLAIIGFYYFVYPVMVNKKTNKHINDTIL
- a CDS encoding DUF4013 domain-containing protein translates to MIQFYKKRDFGTFISDSFNFFKLYGKNYFKNYILINGLLLILMVTVFIFGYRELFSQIFGSNLGGDTYYFERYFSDNAGMLIGVGIVTFLLFMILAIVNYLYPVFYLKRIAAGAKNIKTDEILGDFKENIGRIGKLCIGMTFIVIPLSLFIVGFSYLLIFVLIGIFLVMIVYPTLFNVITFLMYDYFNSGRGFMESLSYSIRSQFSYPNGSEKSPYWKYWGAGFVMFIIISIASSVFTYIPMIFFYGSILTSTPDGSFEQDPFTGAFGIIFFVFYGISMLLSFFLSNLLYVNAGFMYYDSRTDLHQKVELEEIDTIGINE
- a CDS encoding DUF4129 domain-containing protein, yielding MNKILFFILFVFSLSLVKAQDENDMGDSLFTTGHYHNMLRADSVLAKNPISENTVYPKEFKKNVPSRYKGNEFDYSVSKPRESFWQKLLKKIDRIFRSIFGETVFEKSSQLTVALVRLFAIILVGFLLYFIIKYILGKDGSFIFGKKNKKLDLNVEELHENIHEINFPESIAKFEHAGDYRSAVRYQFLFILKKLSDKKLINWNPEKTNKDYVTELKAAHLKNEFFDLSYIFDYVWYGEFNIDEQSYQRFKNQYQAFKP
- a CDS encoding DUF4350 domain-containing protein yields the protein MNKTFRIYAVIFIVVMVILALLEVNKKETTDWRKNFDINEKSPFGLFVFDNEAKDLFKTHLKKIDRAPYEYYNQHKKEAHNIVIIETDIDTESWKKIMDQVSKGSDAMLVISSMPKQISDSIGFYDSEISFEEENVLKLTDQKYKNDFIQLDKFPSGRGFSFIKPGVEVLGKTVESKNTDQANFIKVKFGKGNFYVHTEPLFLTNYYLLKPGNVKYAQDVFSYLQDRETLWFVDNNTKTSRFFMRFVLGNPALKYAWWIFLGGLILFILFNAKRKQRIVPVIEALRNTSLDFVKSIGNLYLQEGDFHDMMAKKAQYFLNKVRMDLLIDTQNLDEEFAKKLQMKTGKPMEMINEAISLIKRAQDPYASVMKEDLARINKLLDEILK
- a CDS encoding AAA family ATPase — protein: MENLDNPNIENQSSINLNKNEDQFQSRIDMIELRASLDKVKAEIGKVIVGQEKMIEHLLAALLSNGHVLIEGVPGVAKTITAKLLARTIDVGFSRIQFTPDLMPSDILGTSVFNVKNSEFEFKKGPIFSNFILIDEINRSPAKTQAALFEVMEERQITMDGNRYIMEEPFLVVATQNPIEHEGTYRLPEAQLDRFLFKITVGYPNLEQEIAIIKNQHESKREDKTEGVNHVITSEQLKSYQHLVKEIIVESQLMEYIAKIIINTRENQFLYLGASPRASLALLTASKAFAALRGRDFVTPEDIKEASYAVLRHRVIVSPEREMEGLTADEIIRQILEGIEIPR